In Paenibacillus sp. 1781tsa1, one DNA window encodes the following:
- a CDS encoding alpha/beta fold hydrolase — MNVNQQTDKEVRTKSKTKKVLSILLKVLAAIILAILLFVATVYTVNKISSYSEQKRMEPYGQQVSVDGKNMNVFIQGEGEETIVLLPGFGTASPALDFKPLISELTPYYRVVVVEPFGYGLSDQTERERSTANIVSEVHEALQSLHINRYILMGHSISGIYSLDYVNKYADEVSAYVGLDTSVPAISEQKVEASEIVPIRWYRNLGFPRLQLKMSDDPYAGLPYDEQTKEQLNILIQKNMFNSTQLNEIVSMYSNFKTAEKLTFPVDLPVLFFVQKNHPVVNNWVPEHEKLIENSARGEMVLLEANHYLYRSHAKEIAEKFMSFMAQK, encoded by the coding sequence ATGAATGTGAATCAACAAACAGACAAAGAAGTGCGGACTAAGAGCAAAACAAAAAAAGTGTTAAGCATTTTGTTAAAAGTGCTTGCCGCAATCATTTTAGCAATTTTACTTTTTGTAGCTACCGTATATACCGTTAATAAAATCAGTAGTTATTCGGAGCAAAAAAGAATGGAGCCGTATGGTCAACAGGTATCCGTGGATGGGAAAAATATGAATGTGTTCATTCAAGGCGAAGGCGAGGAAACGATTGTGCTTCTGCCGGGTTTTGGAACAGCATCACCTGCACTTGATTTTAAGCCACTTATCTCGGAGTTAACTCCATATTATAGAGTCGTCGTGGTGGAACCTTTTGGTTATGGATTAAGTGATCAGACCGAAAGGGAACGCAGTACGGCAAATATCGTCAGTGAAGTACACGAAGCGTTACAGAGTCTACATATTAATCGTTATATCTTGATGGGGCATTCCATTTCAGGGATCTATAGTCTGGATTATGTGAACAAATATGCAGATGAAGTAAGTGCATACGTTGGGCTGGACACCAGTGTTCCAGCGATTAGTGAACAAAAGGTTGAAGCATCAGAAATCGTCCCGATTAGATGGTACCGTAACTTGGGTTTCCCGCGTTTGCAATTGAAAATGAGTGATGATCCATATGCTGGGCTACCGTATGATGAACAAACCAAAGAACAATTGAACATTTTGATACAAAAGAACATGTTTAATTCAACTCAATTAAACGAGATTGTAAGCATGTATTCGAATTTTAAAACAGCTGAGAAGTTAACGTTCCCGGTTGATCTCCCAGTTCTTTTCTTTGTTCAAAAGAATCATCCTGTAGTGAACAATTGGGTTCCCGAACACGAGAAGTTAATAGAGAACTCTGCGCGTGGTGAAATGGTACTGCTGGAAGCAAATCATTATCTATACCGTTCCCATGCCAAAGAAATCGCTGAAAAATTCATGAGTTTTATGGCGCAAAAGTAA
- a CDS encoding alpha/beta fold hydrolase, translating to MSVTQPVGKKAKNRTRVKKVRNIILKILGAILIAIVLFLGIVYITNVISSNSEAKKIESYGQHVSVDGKNMNVLIQGEGKETIVLLPGYGTATPVLDFKLLIDQLSPYYKVVAVEPFGYGLSDETEKERTTENIVSEIHEALQQLDIHQYMLMGHSIAGIYGIDYVNKYPDEVTAFVGIDSSVSTQPSITDAKFPLKTFAFLRNTGLLRLMMKVGADPYEGLAFDEQTVEQMKMISNKNMYNPTSLNEMDHIYSNFKGAQGLSFPKELPLLLFVQANNEGVEGWIPLHEGQIKNSVHGKVITMDGSHYLHHTQFKKIAEDFRAFMNEAK from the coding sequence ATCAGCGTGACACAACCAGTAGGCAAGAAAGCCAAGAATAGAACCAGGGTCAAGAAGGTACGAAATATTATACTTAAAATACTAGGAGCAATCTTAATTGCCATTGTTCTGTTTCTAGGTATTGTTTATATCACAAATGTAATCAGCAGTAATTCTGAGGCGAAAAAGATTGAGTCTTACGGTCAGCATGTATCTGTAGACGGAAAAAATATGAATGTGCTCATTCAAGGTGAAGGCAAGGAAACAATCGTGCTTCTGCCTGGTTATGGAACAGCAACACCAGTGCTTGATTTCAAGTTGCTTATTGATCAATTATCACCATATTACAAAGTTGTTGCTGTTGAACCATTCGGTTATGGATTAAGTGACGAAACTGAAAAAGAAAGAACCACGGAGAATATCGTAAGTGAAATTCATGAAGCTCTGCAACAACTTGATATTCATCAGTACATGCTCATGGGTCACTCCATTGCGGGCATTTACGGCATTGATTATGTGAACAAATATCCGGATGAGGTAACTGCCTTTGTCGGGATTGATAGCAGTGTATCCACCCAACCAAGTATTACAGATGCAAAGTTTCCATTAAAAACATTCGCTTTCCTCAGAAATACAGGTCTCTTGAGATTAATGATGAAAGTGGGTGCAGACCCCTATGAGGGACTTGCGTTCGATGAACAGACGGTTGAGCAGATGAAAATGATCTCGAACAAAAACATGTACAATCCCACGTCATTAAACGAGATGGACCATATTTATTCCAATTTTAAAGGTGCTCAAGGTTTAAGCTTCCCTAAAGAACTTCCACTTCTTCTCTTTGTACAAGCGAATAATGAAGGGGTAGAAGGATGGATCCCATTGCATGAAGGGCAGATCAAAAATTCGGTACATGGGAAAGTAATCACAATGGATGGTTCACATTATTTACACCATACTCAATTCAAAAAAATTGCTGAAGACTTTAGAGCTTTTATGAACGAAGCAAAGTAA
- a CDS encoding alpha/beta fold hydrolase has protein sequence MRLFEILLVLSCFTLLVDLLFIKKSTKKIGLGIGIGSSVILVAHLLVEGYRWQLLLVYIMTALFIIIVLLRHSEKMVNLKIGKVLKYSLSSLIVILLVASTLLSVYLPVFDLPKPEGPEKVGTQTFHFIDQNRDEILTDDQSDQRELMVQLWYPTENMNNKKRDTLFPNNKEMFKTYIQSFSASLKLPEFVLNYWKYSHSNSYENVEILPSTSPYPVVLLSHGMGTSRVLQASQAENLASHGFIVVTIDHTYSTFATLFPDGRVTGYTTKMTTIDDRREVGDIWTKDVEFVIDQIEKLNSGAIESQFKGKIDVDNIGAMGHSFGGATAFNATYLDHRIKAGVNMDGSLNEVEDRDDINKPFMFIRSGNFEDWLANFEKDRNSNDEVTKFLSDELHIMKNVIEHGGNVIYIEGTQHFNFTDLQFYSELIKLSGITGEINGKRGSSIVNQYVLDFFNKQLKGTGGNLIQGPSDIYPEVKFVDPKEL, from the coding sequence ATGAGATTATTTGAGATACTTTTAGTTCTATCCTGCTTCACTTTACTCGTAGACCTGCTATTCATTAAAAAAAGCACAAAGAAAATAGGCTTGGGTATAGGTATAGGAAGCAGCGTCATACTCGTAGCTCACTTATTGGTTGAAGGATACAGATGGCAGTTGCTTTTGGTATATATCATGACGGCTCTATTCATAATCATCGTTTTACTCCGACATTCCGAAAAAATGGTGAATCTAAAAATAGGTAAGGTGTTGAAGTATAGTTTATCTTCCCTAATCGTCATTCTGCTTGTTGCTTCTACCCTTTTGTCGGTATACTTACCTGTCTTTGATCTGCCGAAGCCGGAGGGTCCAGAGAAAGTGGGTACTCAAACCTTCCATTTTATAGATCAGAACAGAGATGAAATCTTGACTGATGATCAAAGTGATCAGAGGGAATTAATGGTTCAACTATGGTACCCAACTGAAAATATGAATAACAAGAAGCGTGACACGCTGTTTCCAAATAATAAAGAAATGTTCAAAACGTATATTCAGAGCTTCTCTGCTTCTTTGAAACTGCCTGAATTTGTGCTCAACTATTGGAAGTATAGTCATAGCAACTCTTATGAAAATGTAGAAATATTACCTTCTACTAGTCCTTATCCAGTGGTGCTGCTATCTCATGGTATGGGAACCAGTAGAGTTCTACAGGCATCACAGGCGGAGAATCTAGCCAGTCATGGATTTATCGTAGTGACAATCGATCATACGTACAGCACGTTTGCTACCCTTTTTCCTGATGGCCGTGTAACGGGTTATACAACAAAGATGACAACCATAGATGACCGCAGAGAAGTTGGCGATATATGGACAAAAGACGTGGAGTTTGTAATTGATCAAATTGAAAAGCTGAATTCAGGTGCAATTGAAAGTCAGTTTAAAGGAAAAATCGATGTAGATAACATCGGTGCGATGGGGCATTCTTTTGGGGGTGCAACGGCGTTTAATGCAACGTATTTAGATCATCGAATCAAGGCCGGGGTTAATATGGATGGGTCACTGAATGAAGTAGAGGATAGAGATGATATAAACAAGCCATTTATGTTTATCAGATCGGGAAATTTTGAAGACTGGTTAGCCAATTTTGAAAAGGATAGAAATTCGAATGACGAGGTAACTAAGTTTCTTTCAGACGAGCTGCACATTATGAAAAATGTTATTGAACATGGGGGAAATGTGATTTATATAGAAGGAACCCAGCACTTCAATTTCACGGATCTTCAATTTTATTCAGAACTGATTAAACTGTCCGGGATCACAGGAGAGATCAATGGTAAAAGAGGATCAAGCATCGTAAATCAATATGTACTCGATTTCTTTAACAAGCAATTGAAAGGAACGGGTGGAAACCTGATTCAGGGGCCGAGCGACATCTACCCAGAGGTGAAATTTGTAGATCCGAAAGAACTCTAA
- a CDS encoding serine hydrolase codes for MGRQTGKRTSITALTLVLMMLAPMSVMATPATSNNSDLTYEPTKKIVAEKAKILTETYDTTSVQYALIDAGEIVLSGQTGKNDINNKVPLTSNTIYGIGSTSKMVLTTAVMKLVDEGKIDLDKPVVNYIPDFKMKDNRYKQITTRMLLNHSSGLLGSSGSNATLYGDNDTYSHDTFLDQLALQNLKADPGEYSVYCNDGFTLAEILVERVSGMGFTAFIHKYITEPLDMKHTKTPQDVVDPAAMAGIYSPLVEGQLPQENYNIIATGGIYSTAEDLVKFSQIFTGEVEGILSSKSVEAMAQEEYKRGMWPEDSDTSISYGLGWDSVNLYPFSEYGIKAVTKGGDTISYHSSLIVLPEYNLAAAVTSSGGTSAKDQFIASELLLSALEEKGIITERKPEKSFGVPVKSDIPKEISTDAGIYGSNNSVKKIEMNHAGQMTVSTLTAPSNPAQEYTYTTDGTFVNDKGTEKLKFVTEKNGRTYLWSRSYISLPGLGQLAFSEYTAEKLEANELSQDIATSWEKREGKRYYVVNEKYTSTVYLNSSPILPIHTDKETPGYVSNIKIIGANEAVTELQIPGMAGRDTKEIYFAEKNGVEYITAVGSIYASEELVQRLYSGKQSVTTIQADGYAKWFSIPSTVKGKVMNVKLPSNGAFAVYDQKGICINHTVVSGQNEVVLPENGRIVFAGDVDSTFEISLK; via the coding sequence ATGGGACGACAAACGGGAAAACGAACTTCAATCACCGCCTTAACTCTGGTGTTAATGATGTTAGCTCCAATGTCAGTCATGGCCACACCAGCTACGAGTAACAACAGCGATCTGACGTATGAACCAACCAAGAAAATAGTAGCAGAGAAAGCGAAGATCCTTACTGAGACGTACGATACGACCAGTGTGCAATATGCCTTAATCGATGCTGGAGAGATTGTGTTGTCCGGTCAAACGGGCAAGAACGATATAAATAACAAGGTGCCTCTTACTTCGAACACGATCTATGGCATTGGTTCAACCAGTAAAATGGTACTTACCACTGCTGTAATGAAGCTGGTTGACGAAGGCAAGATTGATTTGGATAAGCCTGTTGTGAACTATATCCCTGACTTTAAAATGAAAGATAACCGATACAAACAAATTACAACACGCATGCTGTTGAATCATTCCTCCGGTCTGCTGGGCAGCTCCGGAAGCAATGCTACATTGTACGGGGATAATGACACGTATTCACATGACACATTTCTGGATCAATTGGCGCTACAGAATCTGAAAGCCGATCCAGGAGAATACTCCGTATATTGTAATGATGGTTTTACATTAGCGGAGATTCTGGTCGAAAGGGTTAGTGGCATGGGCTTTACTGCATTTATACACAAATATATTACAGAGCCCCTGGACATGAAACATACCAAAACACCGCAGGATGTGGTTGATCCGGCAGCAATGGCGGGAATCTATTCTCCTTTGGTTGAAGGGCAGCTTCCTCAAGAGAATTATAATATCATCGCTACTGGAGGCATTTATTCCACAGCTGAAGATCTGGTGAAATTCTCACAAATTTTCACGGGAGAGGTCGAAGGCATTCTTTCCAGTAAGTCGGTAGAGGCCATGGCGCAAGAAGAATACAAAAGGGGCATGTGGCCGGAAGATAGCGATACGTCTATATCTTACGGGTTAGGGTGGGATAGTGTGAACTTGTACCCATTCAGTGAATATGGCATCAAGGCTGTTACCAAAGGTGGGGATACCATATCGTATCACTCCTCATTAATCGTACTTCCGGAATACAATCTGGCTGCAGCTGTTACCTCATCAGGTGGGACAAGTGCCAAAGATCAGTTCATTGCTAGTGAATTATTACTCAGCGCACTTGAGGAAAAGGGTATTATTACAGAACGAAAGCCGGAGAAATCGTTTGGCGTGCCAGTGAAGTCAGATATACCTAAAGAAATATCCACGGATGCAGGTATATATGGCAGCAATAATTCGGTTAAGAAGATTGAAATGAATCATGCTGGACAAATGACTGTGTCCACACTCACAGCTCCGAGTAATCCGGCTCAAGAATACACATATACAACGGATGGTACTTTTGTTAACGATAAAGGCACAGAAAAGTTGAAGTTTGTTACGGAGAAGAATGGACGTACTTATCTGTGGTCTCGATCTTATATATCCTTGCCAGGACTTGGGCAGTTGGCTTTCTCCGAATATACAGCGGAGAAGCTGGAAGCCAATGAATTATCTCAGGATATTGCCACCTCATGGGAAAAACGTGAAGGTAAAAGATATTACGTGGTGAATGAGAAATATACATCAACGGTTTATCTGAATTCGTCACCAATTCTCCCTATTCATACTGATAAAGAGACTCCGGGGTATGTGTCCAATATTAAGATTATTGGAGCAAACGAAGCAGTCACTGAGCTTCAGATCCCTGGTATGGCTGGACGTGATACCAAGGAGATTTATTTCGCCGAAAAAAATGGAGTGGAGTACATCACAGCTGTAGGTAGCATATACGCCAGTGAGGAACTTGTACAACGACTCTATTCGGGCAAACAATCTGTAACAACGATTCAAGCAGACGGTTACGCCAAATGGTTTTCTATACCGTCAACGGTGAAAGGTAAAGTCATGAACGTTAAACTGCCTTCAAATGGTGCCTTTGCCGTATATGATCAAAAGGGCATTTGTATTAATCACACCGTAGTCAGCGGTCAGAATGAGGTTGTTTTACCAGAAAACGGCCGCATTGTATTTGCAGGTGACGTGGATTCCACATTTGAAATTTCATTGAAATAG